A region of Pyxidicoccus parkwaysis DNA encodes the following proteins:
- a CDS encoding response regulator, translating into MSEKRRILLIDDSEITLAMEKAVLEARGYEVVATSTLMEFEKTLQSWRPDLILTDIHMPEAKGTDICRTLKNEYGTQDIPIVLFSSLPDDELSKLAEQVGADGSLSKVNGLEAMGEKIDELVQSILW; encoded by the coding sequence GTGTCCGAGAAGCGAAGAATCCTCCTGATTGACGACAGCGAAATCACGCTCGCCATGGAGAAGGCGGTGCTCGAGGCACGGGGCTACGAGGTCGTCGCCACCTCGACCCTGATGGAGTTCGAGAAGACGCTCCAGAGCTGGCGGCCGGACCTCATCCTGACCGACATCCACATGCCCGAGGCCAAGGGCACGGACATCTGCCGCACGCTCAAGAACGAGTACGGCACGCAGGACATCCCCATCGTCCTGTTCTCCAGCCTCCCGGATGACGAGCTGTCCAAGCTGGCCGAGCAGGTCGGCGCGGACGGCTCGCTCTCCAAGGTGAATGGCCTGGAGGCGATGGGCGAGAAGATTGACGAGCTGGTGCAGAGCATCCTCTGGTGA